A region from the Chrysoperla carnea chromosome 4, inChrCarn1.1, whole genome shotgun sequence genome encodes:
- the LOC123297287 gene encoding uncharacterized protein LOC123297287 — MKYFKINPNLITIKFVLFFFFGGVGLLLPFLPIHMITVGLNLEEARIISIVAPCVALLGPLIVGPLADKMAGNSGSGGNKQTQTGRYLRVMIALCFLLAAIFYLLLMLVPSVARFEARRPSVTFTCNEKGGEVLQERCNAERKCNHWDHEKTGALLLSNCRYACHKPPETLYEIYNSTNNTAAIYGDKDIDLEENEDDLNGENDGNAEDGSSNGPLDEDGGEERTDRRRRQLSLRDLEPPPHLCYKEFNGVKICQVYTEFSEQLNPNITLLQPTNPSAEYEEWCRYPVGTDFSCRIIPSIVDALKESAGNKTCQPVVECDVDDPYDAPNSVLADSQCDATIGDPDLTFWLYLIIRSIADIFPTAAIALLDAAVVIATRETSTGRGDIGRQLAWGALGFAVFAPIVGLISEATTPPPFPSYSAAIIFFAIFMFIAAAIILFAKDMPLGPPEWWWHTRSGMLALPMSAVKRYGSEIGALLGVLILLGVFWSALDSYLPWHLTELSGSQFLIGLTLTLGALPAIPFLWNAEKVVDYCGHSNLLITAFTIYIIRYVGLSFITCPWWSLLFESLEVFTLALMWVTAIMYVRHLVPRRFTVTGQASAVIAHFCIGRCIGAIIGGLLVSHGETKIQGYQFVYRWMAIASAVIAIYYFCLYHFFLKPRYSAPTTGPPRQPPTVTQGMNGNGSNGTYTPLRVYHNGRAKKGQFRY, encoded by the exons atgaaatattttaaaattaatccaaaTTTAATTACGATTAAATTTGTTCTATTCTTCTTTTTTGGAG gAGTAGGACTTTTATTACCTTTTTTACCAATACATATGATAACAGTAGGATTAAATTTAGAAGAAGCTCGTATCATATCAATTGTAGCACCATGTGTTGCATTACTTGGTCCATTAATTGTTGGACCATTAGCTGATAAAATGGCCGGAAATAGTGGTAGTGGTGGTAATAAGCAAACACAAACTGGACGATATTTACGTGTTATGATCGCATTATGCTTTCTATTAGCAGCTATTTTCTATTTACTATTAATGTTAGTACCATCTGTTGCCAGATTTgag gcaAGGCGACCTTCCGTTACGTTTACATGTAATGAAAAAGGAGGTGAAGTATTACAGGAACGATGTAATGCCGAACGAAAATGTAATCATTGGGATCACgaaaag acTGGTGCATTATTACTAAGCAATTGTCGATATGCATGCCATAAGCCTCCAGAAACTTTATACGAAATTTACAACTCAACGAATAATACAGCAGCAATTTACGGTGATAAGGATATAGACTTAGAAGAAAATGAGGATGACTTGAATGGGGAGAATGATGGAAATGCTGAAGATGGTTCAAGTAATGGACCACTTGACGAAGATGGCGGTGAAGAACGTACAGACCGTAGACGACGGCAACTATCATTAAGAGATCTAGAACCTCCACCACATCTTTGTTACAAAGAATTTAATGGTGTGAAAATTTGTCAAGTGTATACAGAATTTTCTGAACAGTTAAATCCAAATATAACATTACTTCAACCAACCAATCCAAGTGCTGAGTATGAAGAATGGTGTCGTTATCCAGTTG gtACCGACTTCAGTTGTCGCATAATACCATCAATTGTGGATGCTCTGAAAGAATCTGCTGGAAATAAAACTTGCCAACCAGTAGTTGAGTGTGATGTAGATGATCCATATGATGCTCCCAATAGTGTTCTTGCTGATAGCCAATGCGATGCTACTATTGGTGATCCCGATTTAACATTTTGGCTCTATTTAATAATCCGTTCGATAGCCGACATATTCCCAACAGCTGCTATTGCCTTACTGGATGCAGCTGTTGTAATTGCTACCCGTGAAACTTCAACTGGTCGTGGTGATATCGGGCGACAACTAGCATGGGGTGCATTAGGATTTGCAGTATTTGCTCCAATCGTTGGATTAATATCTGAGGCAACCACTCCACCTCCTTTCCCATCATACAGCGCTGCTATAATTTTCTTTGccatatttatgtttattgctgctgcaattattttgtttgcaaA AGATATGCCATTAGGTCCTCCAGAATGGTGGTGGCATACTCGAAGTGGTATGCTTGCACTACCAATGTCAGCAGTCAAACGATATGGTTCAGAAATTGGTGCATTACTAGGTGTATTGATATTATTAGGAGTATTTTGGAGCGCCTTAGATTCTTATTTACCATGGCATTTGACTGAATTATCTGGATCCCAATTTTTGATTGGATTAACATTAACATTAGGAGCATTACCAGCTATTCCATTCTTATGGAATGCTGAAAAAGTGGTCGATTATTGTGGCCattctaatttattaatcaCTGCCTTTACGATTTACATTATTCGCTATGTTg GATTATCATTTATCACCTGCCCATGGTGGTCACTATTATTTGAATCGTTAGAAGTATTTACATTAGCTTTAATGTGGGTAACGGCGATCATGTACGTACGCCATTTAGTACCAAGACGTTTCACTGTAACTGGTCAAGCTTCAGCTGTTATTGCACACTTTTGTATTG GACGATGTATTGGCGCAATCATAGGAGGATTATTAGTTAGTCATGGCGAAACAAAAATTCAAGGATATCAATTTGTTTATAGATGGATGGCAATTGCATCGGCAGTAATTgctatttactatttttgtttatatcattTCTTCTTAAAACCACGATACAGTGCGCCAACTACAGGACCACCAAGACAACCTCCAACAGTTACTCAAG GTATGAATGGTAATGGAAGCAATGGAACGTACACACCCTTACGCGTATACCATAACGGTCGAGCAAAGAAAGGACAATTCCGgtactaa